A portion of the Nomia melanderi isolate GNS246 chromosome 2, iyNomMela1, whole genome shotgun sequence genome contains these proteins:
- the LOC116425858 gene encoding uncharacterized protein LOC116425858 translates to MASTSQQYCLRWNNHRSNLLTVFDELLQNEAFTDVTLAVDGGASVKCHKMVLAACSSYFQTLFIDLPCKHPIVVLKDVKYSEIKAILEYMYRGEVNVAQEQLAGLLKVAEVLKVKGLVEENGSQGRREEVETSMSPPPAISTSTSSAAHSSGHASPPHSTGTSYNVYGKSSVERSASRLPLHMWPLSGIPISSHSSNHQVATHPQHSILTGSYDNGFETSPLKRKKLSNMMINRDTPILRTVLGQGHADSSQGIPLLHPDSHENHFRNNSNGSSHEGDRRSSTDIAHGEPAHSPYTDVSMMDEDDKQPSPQSYPGEVKSGIVNYVPTQKPEWKRYKQYTRNDIMSAIEAVRSGMSALQAARKYGVPSRTLYDKVKKLGITTSRPFKRGSNGSGACFPYGIGGNVNGSIYGGALSENENDNSNAVIENPGSMLDTYKARDGPIDREMLDITRCSPSPVIHSVKQQSNEDQVEDLSVSRKSDVRVIVPPTSAIKEEEDIGSDSCNHN, encoded by the exons AGTACTGCCTACGCTGGAACAACCACCGTTCGAACCTGCTGACAGTGTTCGACGAGCTGCTGCAGAACGAGGCGTTCACCGACGTGACGCTCGCGGTGGACGGCGGTGCCTCGGTAAAATGTCACAAAATGGTACTAGCCGCCTGCTCCTCTTACTTTCAAACGTTGTTCATCGATTTGCCGTGTAAACACCCGATCGTCGTCCTCAAAGACGTCAAGTACTCCGAGATCAAGGCCATTCTCGAGTACATGTACCGGGGTGAGGTGAACGTGGCACAGGAGCAATTGGCTGGCCTGCTGAAGGTCGCTGAGGTGTTGAAGGTGAAGGGCCTGGTGGAGGAGAACGGTTCCCAAGGCCGACGTGAGGAAGTCGAAACCTCGATGTCTCCTCCGCCAGCGATCAGCACGAGCACCAGCAGCGCGGCTCACAGCAGCGGTCACGCGTCACCGCCACACTCCACTGGAACTTCCTACAACGTGTACGGCAAGTCGTCGGTGGAGAGGAGCGCCAGCCGCCTGCCGTTGCACATGTGGCCTCTATCGGGGATTCCCATCTCCTCGCACTCCAGTAATCACCAAGTAGCGACTCATCCGCAACATTCCATTCTCACCGGTTCCTACGACAACGGCTTCGAGACCTCGCCGCTGAAACGGAAGAAGCTCTCCAACATGATGATAAACAGAGACACGCCGATACTCAGGACAGTGCTGGGCCAGGGACACGCGGACAGCTCGCAGGGCATCCCTCTGTTGCACCCGGACAGCCACGAGAATCACTTCAGGAACAACAGCAATGGCTCCTCGCACGAGGGCGACCGGCGCAGCAGCACTGACATCGCTCACGGGGAACCTGCACACAGCCCTTACACGGACGTATCTATGATGGACGAGGATGACAAGCAACCCTCGCCGCAGTCGTATCCTGGAGAGGTTAAGTCAG GGATCGTCAATTATGTTCCAACGCAGAAGCCTGAATGGAAACGATACAAGCAATACACACGAAACGACATCATGTCCGCTATCGAGGCTGTACGTTCAGGAATGAGTGCCCTGCAGGCGGCGCGTAAGTATGGCGTACCATCTCGAACCCTTTACGATAAGGTGAAGAAGCTGGGCATTACAACATCACGGCCGTTTAAACGCGGCTCGAACGGCAGCGGCGCATGTTTCCCTTACGGAATCGGCGGCAACGTGAATGGAAGTATATACGGTGGCGCATTGTCCGAGAACGAAAACGACAACAGCAACGCAGTAATTGAAAATCCTGGGTCGATGCTAGACACGTACAAAGCCAGAGACGGCCCCATTGATCGGGAAATGTTAGACATCACTCGGTGCAGTCCTAGCCCCGTTATACATTCTGTGAAACAGCAGAGTAACGAGGATCAGGTGGAGGACCTCTCCGTGAGTCGTAAGTCGGATGTCCGTGTGATAGTCCCGCCTACGTCGGCTATCAAAGAGGAGGAAGACATTGGTTCTGATTCGTGTAACCATAACTAA